From a single Gracilimonas sp. genomic region:
- the argH gene encoding argininosuccinate lyase: MPDKKLWEKGIQTDAFIEKFTVGKDRDLDLELARYDVQGTLAHIAMLESVGLLEKNELEILTKELNRILNEVIEAGRFEIEDGVEDVHSQIELMLTRKLGDIGKKVHAGRSRNDQVLVDIRLYLRDQIKEIAGLSGTLFHTLIKQSEATKEVLLPGYTHTQAAMPSSFGMWFGAYAESLVDDLALLESVYHIINRNPLGSAAGYGSSFPLDRTMTADLLGFEGLNVNSVYAQMGRGKTEQTLSFAMAGLAGTLNKLAADVCLYNSQNFQFLKLPDQLTTGSSIMPHKKNPDVFELIRAKTNALKALPNQIMMATTNLTSGYHRDFQILKEQLFPAIEELKNCLFITEYAAAQMEVNHNILDDPKYKLIFSVEAVNELVKEGVPFRDAYQKVAQQIEDGSFAPPTELNHTHEGSIGNLGNYLLKERYNRLEI; this comes from the coding sequence ATGCCTGACAAGAAACTTTGGGAAAAAGGAATTCAAACCGATGCGTTCATCGAGAAATTTACGGTGGGCAAAGACCGAGATCTGGATCTCGAACTTGCCAGGTATGATGTGCAGGGAACCCTCGCTCACATCGCCATGCTGGAGTCGGTAGGGCTGCTGGAAAAGAACGAGCTCGAAATCCTGACGAAAGAACTGAACCGGATTCTGAATGAAGTGATCGAAGCCGGCCGGTTTGAAATCGAGGATGGCGTGGAAGATGTTCATTCACAAATTGAATTAATGCTGACCCGCAAGTTGGGTGATATTGGTAAGAAAGTTCACGCAGGCCGCTCGCGAAATGACCAGGTGTTGGTGGATATCCGCCTGTACCTCCGTGATCAAATAAAAGAAATTGCCGGACTTTCCGGAACGTTGTTTCACACCCTCATTAAGCAAAGTGAAGCCACCAAAGAAGTTCTGCTGCCGGGTTACACGCACACCCAGGCTGCGATGCCCTCCAGCTTTGGGATGTGGTTTGGCGCCTATGCCGAAAGCCTGGTCGATGATTTGGCTTTGCTTGAATCCGTTTATCATATCATCAACAGGAACCCGCTCGGCTCGGCTGCCGGTTACGGCTCATCCTTTCCACTGGATCGAACAATGACGGCCGATCTGCTTGGCTTCGAAGGGTTGAACGTTAACTCCGTGTATGCCCAAATGGGGCGTGGCAAAACAGAACAGACTTTGTCTTTTGCCATGGCCGGGCTGGCGGGAACCCTCAACAAACTTGCTGCCGATGTGTGCCTTTACAACAGTCAGAATTTTCAATTCCTGAAGCTGCCCGACCAACTCACGACCGGTTCCAGCATCATGCCACATAAGAAAAACCCGGATGTGTTTGAACTGATCCGCGCCAAAACCAACGCGCTGAAAGCATTGCCCAATCAAATTATGATGGCTACCACTAACCTGACTTCCGGCTATCATCGCGATTTCCAGATATTGAAGGAGCAGCTGTTCCCGGCTATCGAAGAACTGAAGAACTGTTTGTTCATCACCGAATATGCAGCTGCACAGATGGAGGTAAATCATAACATTCTCGATGACCCGAAATATAAGCTGATCTTTTCTGTGGAAGCGGTAAACGAGCTCGTTAAAGAAGGAGTGCCATTCAGAGATGCCTATCAAAAAGTAGCACAGCAAATTGAAGACGGAAGCTTTGCCCCCCCTACGGAATTGAATCACACTCATGAAGGAAGTATCGGGAACTTGGGGAATTATCTGTTGAAGGAGAGATATAATAGACTTGAGATTTGA
- a CDS encoding M20 family metallo-hydrolase, producing MNNIQELTEQATELLKELISIQSYSGQENQTADLLSGVLSDFGFDPHRKGNNIWSWSADFDPQKLTVMLNSHHDTVRATSKWTKDPFTPTLEDGKLYGLGSNDAGGPLVSLLATFVFLSKKEQPYNLIFLASAEEETSGKNGVPIVLPELPEIDFAVVGEPTSMNLAIAERGLIVLDCVSHGQSGHAARNEGENALYKALKDIDWIRSHQFEKVSEVLGPINMTVTMIEAGSQHNVVPDECRFVVDVRPNEFYTNEEVVLLIRKHVDCEVTPRSTNLNASGVESGHPVIQRAKELGLKTYGSKTMSDQVHMPFDSVKIGPGDTRRSHTADEYIKLEEIRNGINTYISLLDQWNIR from the coding sequence ATGAACAACATACAAGAACTTACAGAACAGGCCACCGAGCTACTTAAAGAGCTGATTTCCATTCAATCCTACAGCGGACAGGAAAATCAGACAGCTGATTTACTTTCCGGTGTACTTTCGGACTTTGGGTTTGATCCTCACCGAAAAGGGAATAACATCTGGAGTTGGTCGGCTGATTTTGATCCCCAAAAACTAACGGTCATGCTGAACTCGCATCATGATACGGTGAGGGCTACTTCGAAATGGACTAAAGATCCTTTTACTCCCACCTTGGAAGACGGCAAACTCTACGGGTTGGGAAGCAACGATGCCGGCGGACCTTTGGTGAGTTTACTCGCAACCTTCGTTTTTCTCTCCAAAAAAGAACAGCCATATAATTTGATTTTTCTGGCCTCGGCGGAGGAAGAAACTTCCGGAAAGAACGGCGTTCCCATTGTGCTTCCTGAATTGCCGGAAATTGATTTTGCCGTGGTGGGCGAACCGACCTCTATGAACCTTGCCATTGCCGAGCGTGGATTGATTGTTTTGGATTGTGTGAGTCATGGCCAAAGCGGACATGCTGCCCGAAATGAAGGCGAGAATGCTCTCTATAAAGCCCTGAAAGATATTGATTGGATTCGTTCTCACCAGTTTGAAAAAGTATCGGAAGTACTGGGTCCTATAAACATGACCGTGACAATGATCGAGGCGGGAAGTCAGCATAATGTGGTGCCTGATGAATGTCGGTTTGTGGTGGATGTTCGCCCCAATGAATTTTACACGAACGAAGAAGTTGTGCTGCTGATCCGGAAACATGTGGATTGTGAAGTAACTCCCCGGTCCACCAATCTGAATGCTTCGGGTGTGGAGTCTGGCCATCCGGTAATTCAGAGGGCAAAAGAATTGGGACTCAAAACCTATGGATCAAAAACGATGTCGGACCAGGTTCACATGCCGTTCGACAGTGTGAAAATCGGTCCCGGAGATACCCGCCGATCTCATACTGCAGATGAATATATTAAGCTGGAAGAAATCAGAAATGGAATCAATACGTACATATCCCTTTTAGACCAGTGGAACATACGGTAG
- a CDS encoding aminotransferase class III-fold pyridoxal phosphate-dependent enzyme, with protein sequence MNLFQVYPLFDVEPVKAKGSYVYDAAGQKYLDFYGGHAVISIGHSHPHYLNRVTAQLNEIGFYSNSVPIGIQQELAQKLGKLSGYENWNLFLCNSGAEANENALKVASAHNGRKKIMAFNGAFHGRTSLAVAVTDNPNIVFPVNEGAEVLRFEFNDFEGVEKALKQEDISSVIIEGIQGVGGIESPSPEFLHHLRTLCNETGTVLILDEVQSGIGRTGKFFAHQLFGVEPDIISMAKGMGNGFPVGGVLFHPKFEASFGMLGTTFGGNHLACAASLAVLEVLEQENLMRNAEQLGTYLKQELTKLSKVQDVRGFGLMIGVEFDQPVAEWRKELLYKHHIFTGSSSNKKVLRLLPPLSIGKEECHELIKALKEVLK encoded by the coding sequence ATGAACCTGTTTCAAGTATATCCCCTGTTTGATGTTGAGCCGGTAAAAGCAAAAGGAAGCTATGTGTATGATGCCGCCGGACAAAAATACCTCGATTTCTATGGCGGTCATGCCGTGATTTCTATCGGCCATTCACACCCGCACTATTTGAATCGGGTAACTGCTCAGCTGAATGAAATTGGCTTCTACTCCAACTCTGTGCCCATTGGCATTCAGCAGGAGCTGGCTCAAAAGCTGGGCAAACTTTCGGGCTATGAAAACTGGAATTTATTCCTGTGCAATTCCGGGGCCGAAGCCAATGAGAATGCGCTGAAAGTAGCCTCGGCTCACAACGGACGAAAGAAAATCATGGCTTTCAACGGAGCTTTTCATGGGAGAACCTCGCTGGCGGTAGCCGTTACCGACAACCCAAACATTGTTTTCCCGGTAAATGAAGGAGCGGAAGTTCTGCGATTTGAATTCAATGATTTTGAGGGCGTTGAAAAAGCCTTGAAGCAGGAAGACATCAGTTCGGTAATCATCGAAGGCATTCAAGGTGTGGGAGGTATTGAAAGTCCGTCTCCGGAATTCTTGCACCACCTGCGTACCCTTTGTAATGAAACCGGAACGGTTCTCATTCTCGATGAAGTCCAATCCGGAATTGGGCGCACCGGAAAGTTTTTCGCCCATCAGCTCTTTGGGGTTGAACCGGATATCATTTCCATGGCGAAAGGCATGGGCAATGGGTTTCCGGTTGGTGGCGTGTTATTTCATCCTAAGTTTGAAGCTTCTTTCGGGATGCTGGGCACCACTTTTGGCGGGAATCACCTGGCTTGTGCCGCTTCCCTTGCAGTACTGGAGGTGCTGGAGCAGGAGAACCTGATGAGGAACGCAGAACAACTGGGCACGTACCTGAAACAGGAACTGACAAAGCTTTCAAAAGTTCAGGACGTACGCGGATTTGGGCTGATGATAGGTGTGGAGTTTGATCAGCCGGTTGCCGAATGGCGAAAAGAGTTACTATACAAACATCACATTTTCACTGGTTCTTCTTCCAATAAAAAAGTTCTTCGTTTACTTCCTCCCCTGAGTATTGGGAAAGAAGAATGCCATGAATTAATCAAAGCTTTGAAGGAGGTTCTGAAATGA
- a CDS encoding N-acetylornithine carbamoyltransferase — MKSFLSIKDVQNLSALVKDALEIKKNPHVYKELGRDKSMCLIFLNPSLRTRLSSQKAAFNLGLQTAVLDVGSQGWQLEFEDGVKMDSDKAEHIREAAAVIGSYFDVVAIRAFAKLENREDDYSEQVMESFKKFCPAPVINMESGTGHPLQALADLITIEEHKTVDKPKVVLAWAPHPKALPQAVANSFSRWMQAADFDLTITHPKGYELVDEAVGNARVEYSQKNAFEGADFIYAKNWSSYSQYGQVLSKDPNWMVTAEKMKITNNAKFMHCLPVRRNVIVEDAVIDSKNSLVIPEATNRIYSMQTVLRHILEELK; from the coding sequence ATGAAATCATTCCTGTCTATAAAAGATGTTCAAAACCTTTCGGCGCTTGTAAAAGACGCTCTGGAAATCAAGAAAAATCCTCATGTCTATAAAGAGCTGGGCCGGGATAAATCCATGTGCCTCATTTTTCTGAACCCCAGCCTGCGAACGCGATTAAGTTCTCAAAAAGCGGCCTTCAACCTTGGGCTCCAAACGGCGGTACTGGATGTTGGAAGCCAGGGCTGGCAGCTTGAGTTTGAGGATGGAGTCAAAATGGATTCTGACAAAGCCGAACATATCCGTGAAGCTGCTGCCGTAATCGGCTCCTACTTCGATGTCGTTGCCATTCGTGCTTTTGCCAAGCTGGAAAATCGCGAAGATGATTACAGCGAGCAGGTAATGGAATCGTTCAAAAAATTCTGCCCTGCCCCGGTTATTAATATGGAGTCGGGAACCGGGCATCCACTTCAGGCACTGGCCGACCTAATCACCATAGAAGAACATAAAACCGTCGATAAACCCAAAGTGGTTTTAGCGTGGGCGCCACATCCGAAAGCATTGCCCCAGGCCGTAGCCAATTCCTTTTCCCGATGGATGCAAGCCGCTGATTTTGATCTGACAATCACTCACCCTAAAGGCTATGAACTGGTAGATGAAGCCGTTGGTAATGCCCGGGTGGAGTACAGTCAAAAAAATGCTTTTGAAGGAGCTGATTTCATCTATGCCAAAAACTGGAGCAGCTATTCACAATATGGGCAAGTGCTCTCCAAAGATCCAAACTGGATGGTAACGGCCGAAAAGATGAAGATCACCAACAATGCCAAATTTATGCATTGTCTGCCTGTTCGCCGAAATGTAATCGTAGAAGATGCTGTCATTGATAGTAAAAACAGTCTGGTGATTCCCGAAGCCACTAACCGGATTTACTCCATGCAGACAGTTTTGAGACACATTCTGGAGGAACTGAAATGA
- the argB gene encoding acetylglutamate kinase: MKSLKVIKIGGKVIDDDQKLDHFLNDFASVKGPKILIHGGGSIATKMGERLGIKPNMIEGRRITDAETLEVITMVYGGLVNKKIVAKLQSFGAKAVGLSGADLNIIPAKKRNSKPVDFGWVGDVETIHTEWLSYFLDNGVVPVLAPLTHDQKGHILNTNADTIASSVATALSKDFETELLYCFEQPGVMNNGKLITKMNLLLYRYLKDGGIITDGMIPKLDLGFSALRKGIKVSIRSFEDVAKPESGTSLVK; the protein is encoded by the coding sequence ATGAAGTCACTGAAAGTTATTAAGATTGGTGGGAAGGTAATTGACGATGATCAAAAGCTGGATCACTTTCTGAATGATTTTGCTTCTGTTAAAGGTCCGAAAATCTTGATTCATGGAGGCGGATCCATTGCCACCAAAATGGGAGAACGGCTCGGCATCAAACCGAATATGATTGAGGGCAGGCGAATTACCGATGCGGAAACACTGGAGGTAATCACTATGGTTTATGGCGGACTGGTTAACAAAAAGATTGTTGCGAAACTTCAGTCGTTTGGAGCAAAAGCGGTGGGTCTTTCCGGGGCCGACCTGAACATCATCCCTGCCAAAAAACGTAATTCCAAACCGGTAGATTTTGGCTGGGTCGGTGATGTGGAAACCATTCACACCGAATGGCTATCCTATTTTTTGGATAACGGCGTGGTACCGGTTCTGGCTCCACTTACACACGACCAAAAGGGCCATATACTCAATACCAATGCGGACACGATTGCATCATCGGTGGCAACGGCTCTGAGCAAGGACTTCGAGACGGAACTCTTGTATTGCTTCGAACAGCCCGGAGTGATGAACAATGGAAAACTGATCACAAAAATGAACCTGCTGCTTTACCGATACCTGAAAGATGGGGGTATTATTACCGATGGCATGATTCCAAAGCTTGATCTGGGATTTTCAGCACTTAGAAAAGGAATAAAGGTGAGCATTCGTAGTTTTGAAGATGTGGCCAAGCCGGAATCAGGAACGAGCTTAGTTAAATGA
- a CDS encoding aryl-sulfate sulfotransferase, whose protein sequence is MKQCLPLLVIVSLFFVDCSKNSTGPDIPELSDILLEENVTVNPSGYAPLTAMINIETQVPVTIRIEVMGKDEHSGIYHAIEGHRTMHELPVLGLYANSKNIVRLTFYGNDWKEIGSKEYSVETEALSPDMPQVEIDVASLSQMAEGWTFVSYFGFEKGGTANPQRPFIFDANGDIRWYLDYSTHPVLGSLFYDDGMERLQNGNLYFGDGSSDKIYEINMFGDVLNSWDMPGYGFHHEVTEKPDGNFIATVNKLGADTIEDYLIEIDRESNEITTVWDLNVSLQYSRRTLTNDDEDWFHANAVEYSEADDCIIVSGRTQGVVKLTRENEVVWIMSPHRGWATSGRGEDLNQYLLQPLDAEGNPINSINVMDGFYNHADFEWNWYQHAPQLMPNGNIMLFDNGDNRNYRSSGPYSRAVVYEVNESDMTIQQVWQYGKERGAETYSRIVSDVDYDPGSGHVFFSPGAVHNSKTYGKVVEVDYLSGDVLFEATITPPAPLFIITFHRTERMKIYAD, encoded by the coding sequence ATGAAGCAATGCCTGCCTCTCTTAGTCATAGTCTCTTTGTTCTTTGTTGATTGTTCTAAAAACAGCACCGGACCTGACATACCGGAGTTGTCGGATATACTGCTGGAAGAGAATGTGACGGTAAATCCTTCGGGATATGCTCCTTTAACGGCTATGATAAATATTGAAACCCAGGTACCTGTAACAATCAGGATTGAAGTGATGGGCAAGGACGAGCACTCCGGAATCTATCATGCCATTGAAGGTCACCGGACAATGCATGAATTACCAGTTTTAGGTTTATATGCAAACTCCAAAAATATAGTGAGGCTAACTTTTTATGGTAATGATTGGAAGGAAATTGGCTCAAAAGAATACTCTGTAGAAACGGAAGCACTCTCGCCAGATATGCCTCAGGTAGAGATTGATGTTGCAAGCCTTTCTCAGATGGCAGAGGGTTGGACATTTGTGAGCTATTTTGGATTTGAGAAAGGCGGTACGGCAAATCCTCAGCGACCTTTTATTTTTGATGCAAATGGTGATATAAGATGGTATCTGGATTACTCAACCCACCCGGTACTGGGGTCTTTATTTTATGATGACGGTATGGAGCGGCTTCAAAATGGGAACCTGTATTTTGGAGATGGAAGTTCCGATAAAATTTATGAGATTAATATGTTCGGAGATGTTCTTAACAGCTGGGACATGCCCGGGTATGGATTTCATCATGAGGTTACAGAAAAGCCGGATGGTAATTTCATTGCCACGGTTAATAAATTGGGGGCGGATACCATTGAGGATTATTTGATTGAGATAGACCGGGAGAGTAATGAAATTACCACAGTTTGGGACCTGAATGTGTCTCTGCAGTATTCCCGCCGCACCCTTACCAACGACGACGAGGATTGGTTTCATGCTAATGCCGTAGAATATAGCGAGGCCGACGATTGTATAATTGTTTCAGGGCGTACACAAGGAGTGGTAAAGCTTACAAGGGAGAATGAGGTGGTGTGGATTATGAGTCCCCATCGTGGATGGGCAACATCGGGGCGTGGTGAAGACCTGAACCAATACCTGTTACAGCCACTGGATGCAGAAGGGAATCCCATTAATAGCATAAACGTGATGGACGGTTTCTATAACCATGCTGATTTTGAATGGAATTGGTATCAGCATGCCCCTCAGCTTATGCCCAACGGAAATATCATGCTGTTCGACAATGGCGATAATCGAAACTACAGGAGCAGCGGACCCTACAGCAGGGCAGTAGTGTACGAAGTTAATGAGTCGGATATGACCATACAGCAGGTCTGGCAATATGGCAAAGAACGGGGAGCTGAAACGTACTCTCGAATTGTATCAGATGTGGACTATGATCCGGGTTCCGGCCATGTTTTCTTTTCGCCCGGTGCTGTCCATAACTCCAAAACGTACGGTAAGGTAGTAGAAGTTGATTACCTGAGTGGAGATGTTTTGTTTGAGGCAACGATTACGCCCCCTGCTCCTCTGTTTATAATCACATTTCACCGAACAGAAAGGATGAAGATCTATGCCGACTAA
- a CDS encoding 2'-5' RNA ligase family protein — protein sequence MNQLYFIALIPPSPLKDEVQELKLEVKEKFDSSHSLNAPPHITLLSPFRLEDQNEDKLHSLLEVFTQSFQPFEIRLNNFSTFPPSVIFIDVEKSDALMDMQKQLEELARSNTGLFNYNYDERPYHPHLTLAFKDLTKKNFYKAWKEFKSRTFENSFTADALYLLKHDGQRWKVVTSYSL from the coding sequence ATGAACCAACTCTACTTCATTGCGCTCATTCCTCCAAGTCCGCTGAAGGATGAAGTTCAGGAGCTGAAGCTGGAAGTAAAGGAGAAATTCGACAGCTCGCATTCCCTGAATGCACCGCCACACATCACCCTGCTGAGCCCTTTTCGGCTGGAAGATCAAAACGAAGACAAACTGCATTCCCTGCTCGAAGTGTTCACCCAGTCGTTTCAACCATTTGAAATCCGGCTCAACAATTTTTCAACCTTTCCGCCCAGCGTTATTTTTATTGATGTTGAGAAATCGGATGCCCTTATGGATATGCAAAAACAATTGGAAGAGCTGGCCCGCTCTAATACCGGGCTTTTCAACTACAACTATGACGAGCGCCCCTATCATCCGCACCTCACCTTAGCATTCAAAGATCTCACAAAAAAGAATTTCTATAAGGCATGGAAGGAGTTTAAGAGCCGAACTTTTGAAAATTCGTTTACGGCCGATGCTCTTTACCTGCTTAAGCATGACGGACAACGGTGGAAAGTCGTAACCTCCTATTCCCTTTAA